In the genome of Xenopus laevis strain J_2021 chromosome 1S, Xenopus_laevis_v10.1, whole genome shotgun sequence, one region contains:
- the LOC108707190 gene encoding complex III assembly factor LYRM7-like isoform X1: protein MKMKVLKLFKTLHRTRQSVFQNDHRALEAARQSINEEFKKNKIECSSTKISELLKFGTDVEILLRTSVVQGIHKDSNTLVLQARRDLLLDNIPFCDAPEKQTQS, encoded by the exons gtGTTAAAACTTTTCAAAACATTGCATCGCACAAGGCAGAGTGTATTTCAGAATGACCATCGTGCTCTGGAAG CTGCCAGACAAAGCATCAATGAAGAgttcaagaaaaacaaaattgaatgttCTTCTACAAAAATATCAGAG TTGCTGAAATTTGGAACTGATGTTGAAATTCTTCTCAGAACATCTGTTGTTCAGGGTATTCATAAAGATTCAAATACATTAG tGCTGCAAGCTAGGAGAGACCTTCTTTTAGATAATATACCATTTTGTGATGCACCAGAGAAGCAAACACAAtcataa
- the LOC108707190 gene encoding complex III assembly factor LYRM7-like isoform X2 — protein sequence MKMKVLKLFKTLHRTRQSVFQNDHRALEAARQSINEEFKKNKIECSSTKISELLKFGTDVEILLRTSVVQVPEMCAEQEFQRLIRA from the exons gtGTTAAAACTTTTCAAAACATTGCATCGCACAAGGCAGAGTGTATTTCAGAATGACCATCGTGCTCTGGAAG CTGCCAGACAAAGCATCAATGAAGAgttcaagaaaaacaaaattgaatgttCTTCTACAAAAATATCAGAG TTGCTGAAATTTGGAACTGATGTTGAAATTCTTCTCAGAACATCTGTTGTTCAGG tgcCAGAAATGTGTGCAGAACAGGAATTCCAGAGGCTGATTCGTGCTTAG